TTTCACTGCAATATTTACAGCATACTTATCTGCCGTATATAATAGACGATCTGATGAAAATCGCATCCATGAAATTGAAGAGTACATAAGTAATGTAGAAGGTAAAAATAAAACTTTGAAAAAAGAGGTTATTCACTTAAATAGAAAACTTAACAAGATAGAAGATAATGTTGAAAATATTAATAACACATTACAAGAAGTAGATAAAAAACTTGATAAACTACTTGAAAATAAAGATGAATAATTTATAATTCATCTCCCCCCATCTTATTTTATATAATTACTACTTAGAATTTAAGAAATACTATTTTAGAAAAAATAAAAATAACAGAATATTTTGAAGAGTCTTCGCCAAAAATTCAAAAATTGATTTTGGATAATGTATATTATGGATTCAATTGTAAAATAAAGAAAAGTTTACATGAAAAAAAAATTATTAGTGGACACCTAAAAAAATATAAAAAACTAAAATCTGGGTATGATTTTAGTGTCCGAATATATTTAAAATAATTATATGATGAGAACACGTATAAAACTCATCAATATAATTGGTATAAGATAATTATTTAAATCTCTTCAATTAAGAAGATGAAAAAAAATGTAAGATATAGTGGAATATCTTACTATATAATATATATTGACAGATCTAGGAGTATGCTGCTACGTATTCACCAACAATGTCAGCGTATTCGTTTCTGATATCTTCCCAGGTTTTACCATCATCTACAATTGCATCTGCGAGTTTTGGTACGTGGTATGCTTCTACACCATAGAATGTTTGTGGACTTTCTTCTACGAAGTCACGACGTACTGCTCCTCCTCCACATCCTATAGGTGTGTCTAGTCCTGCTTCTTGCATTAATGCTATGATTTTACCAAATGCTGTCATGGTTGTTGTCATTAAAGCTGTTGCAGTTACTAATGCTGGTTCATGTTCTTGTACTGCTTTTACTACTTCTGTGTTAGGTACGTCACGACCAAGGTCTATTGGTTCGTATCCGTTTGCGTTTAAGAACATTACAATGAGGTTTTTACCAATATCGTGAGGGTCTCCTTCTACTGCACAGGTTACTACTTTTGCTTTTGCATCTGCTTTGTGTCCGAGTTTTGCTTCACAAAGAGCTACTCCACTCATCATTGCATCTCCTGCAAGCATTAAATCAGGTAAGAAGAATTCACCTTTGGTGTATAATGCACTTACACCATCCATACCTTTCATTAAAGCATTGTTAATGAGATCAATTGGGTCTTCGCCTGCTTCAAGAGCTTTTTCAGTGTCTGCGTCACATTTATCTTTGTCACCGTATAATACATCTAAAGCTAGTGTTCTTTTTATTCCTTCTTCAGAAGGTAAGATTTCTACTACTTCTGGGTCGTCTTCAGGTTTAAGAGCTGGACCTTCTATTTTTACATTGTATCTGATTGCTATTTTTTCATAGTCTTCAAATTTGTCATAATATTTTTCTAAAGGGCTAACCATTTTTACACACATCCTTTTAATTAATTTAAATTATATTTGTTTAATTTACTACACTACCTGTTACATTTATAATTCATATTGTGATGGGTCGTGTTCTTTTACTTTTCTTCCGTAACGTTTGATACAAGTTTTTACGAATTTAGCTTGATCATCTGGTAATTGTTCGTATGTTTTTTGTGTGGAATCAAGAGTGTCTCTTTCGAATCTTGTTAATAAGATACGTTTTTCTTCAACTGCTTCGTTGATTAATTCCATTGCTTTAAGACCTGCTGCTCTTGCTCTGAGGTAAATGT
Above is a window of Methanosphaera sp. WGK6 DNA encoding:
- the mtaC gene encoding methanol--corrinoid protein MtaC, giving the protein MVSPLEKYYDKFEDYEKIAIRYNVKIEGPALKPEDDPEVVEILPSEEGIKRTLALDVLYGDKDKCDADTEKALEAGEDPIDLINNALMKGMDGVSALYTKGEFFLPDLMLAGDAMMSGVALCEAKLGHKADAKAKVVTCAVEGDPHDIGKNLIVMFLNANGYEPIDLGRDVPNTEVVKAVQEHEPALVTATALMTTTMTAFGKIIALMQEAGLDTPIGCGGGAVRRDFVEESPQTFYGVEAYHVPKLADAIVDDGKTWEDIRNEYADIVGEYVAAYS